One stretch of Vulpes lagopus strain Blue_001 chromosome X, ASM1834538v1, whole genome shotgun sequence DNA includes these proteins:
- the AMELX gene encoding amelogenin, X isoform, with amino-acid sequence MGTWILFACLLGAAFSMPLPPHPGHPGYINFSYENSHSWAINIDRTASVLTPLKWYQNIRHPYPSYGYEPMGGWLHHQIIPMLSQQNPSNQALQPHHHISMVPAQQPVVPQQPMMPVPGQHSMTPTQHHQPNLPLPAQQPFQPQPVQPQPHQPIQPQPPMHPIQPLLPEPPLPPMFPIQPLPPMLPDLPLEAWPATDKTKREEVVSIPQSHYIQHLGKW; translated from the exons ATGGGGACCTGGATTTTGTTTGCCTGCCTCCTGGGAGCAGCCTTCAGTATGCCT CTACCACCTCATCCTGGGCACCCTGGTTATATCAACTTCAGCTATGAg AACTCGCACT cttgggCTATCAATATTGACAGGACTGCATCA GTGCTTACCCCTCTGAAGTGGTACCAGAACATAAGGCATCCG TACCCTTCCTATGGTTACGAACCCATGGGTGGTTGGCTGCACCACCAAATCATTCCCATGCTGTCCCAGCAAAATCCCTCGAATCAAGCCCTGCAGCCTCATCACCACATCTCCATGGTGCCAGCTCAGCAGCCTGTGGTCCCCCAGCAACCAATGATGCCAGTTCCTGGCCAACACTCTATGACTCCAACCCAACATCACCAGCCaaacctccctctgcctgcacagCAGCCCTTCCAGCCACAGCCCGTCCAGCCACAGCCTCACCAGCCCATTCAGCCACAGCCACCTATGCACCCTATCCAGCCCCTGCTGCCAGAGCCACCTCTACCTCCGATGTTCCCCATACAGCCCCTTCCCCCCATGCTTCCTGACCTGCCACTGGAAGCTTGGCCAGCAACAGACAAGACCAAGCGGGAGGAAGTGGTGAGTATCCCTCAAAGCCACTACATACAACACCTGGGAAAATGGTAA